Proteins from a genomic interval of Lycium ferocissimum isolate CSIRO_LF1 chromosome 2, AGI_CSIRO_Lferr_CH_V1, whole genome shotgun sequence:
- the LOC132047521 gene encoding uncharacterized protein LOC132047521, with amino-acid sequence MRRVIAIDGTHLYGRYEGVLFSAVAQDTENHIYPIAFCVADKECDESWTYFFEQLRYIIDDEPDLCIISDRHKSIANDVSRIFEHAHHGLCMKHLAKAYGYQEVNEHFQELRNKCPEAANCLEFDIGFDKWSRAYFPSVNRYDAETYRYQQFNQLFVPSAEKMLREKMNDGDYLFVNNINGDADEFIVVSSGLAAKVNLLNKTCTCREYDLVKLLCAHAMVALRLKYGPDYCSSIYEYSSPMYKFQSYILAFGETINVVPAESEWEVPEKYANMYIPPPLYEPKLGRKRVKRIPGIAESFKSRGSSKGTRNKCSICKGAGHKKTTCRYLREHPT; translated from the exons ATGCGAAGGGTTATTGCCATTGACGGCACACATTTATACGGCAGGTATGAGGGTGTGTTGTTTTCTGCCGTCGCACAGGATACTGAGAACCATATCTACCCAATTGCTTTTTGCGTGGCGGACAAGGAGTGTGATGAATCCTGGACCTACTTCTTCGAGCAGCTAAGGTATATAATCGACGATGAACCAGACTTGTGCATCATCTCTGATAGGCACAAGAGCATAGCCAATGACGTTTCCAGAATTTTTGAGCATGCTCATCATGGACTATGCATGAAGCATCTTG CAAAAGCATATGGTTACCAGGAGGTCAATGAACATTTTCAGGAATTAAGGAATAAATGCCCTGAAGCTGCTAATTGCCTCGAGTTTGATATTGGATTTGACAAGTGGAGCAGGGCATATTTTCCGAGCGTGAATAGGTACGAT GCAGAGACGTACAGATATCAGCAGTTCAATCAATTATTTGTGCCTTCAGCTGAAAAGATGCTAAGGGAAAAGATGAATGACGGCGACTACTTGTTTGTCAATAATATAAACGGGGATGCCGACGAGTTTATCGTAGTCAGCAGTGGCCTAGCTGCCAAAGTCAATCTACTGAACAAAACATGTACTTGTAGAGAGTAtgacttggtgaaattactgTGCGCTCACGCGATGGTAGCCTTGAGATTAAAGTACGGACCTGATTATTGTTCGAGCATCTACGAGTATTCCTCGCCTATGTATAAATTTCAGTCTTACATTCTTGCATTTGGTGAAACTATTAATGTAGTCCCTGCAGAGTCAGAATGGGAAGTCCCAGAGAAGTACGCAAACATGTATATTCCTCCACCCCTTTACGAACCCAAACTTGGAAGGAAGAGAGTGAAGCGTATTCCTGGCATCGCGGAATCTTTCAAGTCCCGGGGAAGTAGCAAAGGGACGAGAAACAAGTGCTCGATTTGCAAGGGGGCTGGTCACAAGAAAACAACTTGTCGATATTTGAGAGAGCATCCCACTTga